One Capsicum annuum cultivar UCD-10X-F1 chromosome 2, UCD10Xv1.1, whole genome shotgun sequence genomic window carries:
- the LOC124895755 gene encoding uncharacterized protein LOC124895755 isoform X2, with product MALERLAVSTVSSSTVSACHPYGSMFFVEWIHLLRKDRKTGQTIRIGHESQGLYHLTSSNSFTACSATDPSDLIHKCLGHPSLSKLQKMVPSLSGLSSLDCESCQLGKHTRATFSHSIASRSKSIFSLVHSDI from the exons ATGGCGTTAGAGAGGCTTGCTGTCTCCACCGTGTCATCATCTACTGTCTCAG CTTGCCATCCGTACGGGTCAATGTTTTTTGTTGAATGGATTCATCTTCTTAGGAAG GACCGCAAAACGGGACAGACAATTCGCATAGGACATGAATCACAGggcctttaccatcttacctcttcaaattccttcacagcatGCTCTGCTACAGATCCTTCCGACCTTATACACAAATGTTTGGGACATCCTagtctatccaagctacaaaagatggtgcctagtttgtctgGTCTATCCTcattagattgtgagtcgtgtcaacttgggaaacacacccGTGCTACTTTTTCACATAGTATTGCGAGTCGCTCaaagtctattttctcattagtacATTCCGATATTTAG
- the LOC124895755 gene encoding secreted RxLR effector protein 161-like isoform X1, whose translation MDLNAKLLPRKGEPLSDPERYRQLVGKLNYLTVTRPDIFFPVSVVSQFMTSPCDSYWDTVVRILRYIKSSPGKELLFEDRGHGHIIGYTDADWAGSPFDKRSTSGYCVLVGGNLVSWKRKKQSVVARSSAEAEYRAMTAATCKLVWIKQLLRELKFGETGKMELVCDN comes from the coding sequence atggatctAAATGCTAAACTTCTGCCAAGAAAGGgggagccactcagtgatcctgAGAGGTATAGGcagttggttggaaagttgaattatcttacagtgactagacctgacatcttttttcctgtgagtgttgtaagtcagtttatgacttccccCTGTGATAGTTATTGGGATACAGTTGTTCGGATTTtgcgatatataaagtcatctcCAGGTAAAGAATTACTCTTCGAGGATCGAGGCCATGGGCATATAATTGGATATACTGATgctgattgggcaggatcaccctTTGATAAACGTTCTACAtctggatattgtgttttagtaggaggtaatttggtgtcctgGAAGAGGaagaaacagagtgtggttgctcgatctagtgccgaagcagaatatcgagcaatgaCTGCAGCAACTTGCAAGCTGGTTTGGATCAAGCAATTgttgagagaattaaaatttggagaaactggTAAGATGGAACTTGTATGTGATAATTAG